A DNA window from Brassica napus cultivar Da-Ae chromosome A4, Da-Ae, whole genome shotgun sequence contains the following coding sequences:
- the LOC106447709 gene encoding uncharacterized protein At2g33490 isoform X3 produces MLGKLQFELQKLVDKYRSHIFQTITIPSESLLNELRIVEEMMRLCDEKRNVYEGMLTRQREKGRSKGGKGETFTAQQLQQAHEEYDNETTLFVFRLKSLKQGQTRSLLTQAARHHAAQLCFFKKALNSLEEVEPHVQMVTESHHIDYHFSGLEDDDEIENNEEDDSEVNDDGELSFEYRMNDKDQNADSSPSVSSQLGQSDITFPLVAGLNTAQQENKEASYGRSRSYRRDVRIESQSAPLFAENRTMPPSEKLLRMRSSLTRKFSTYALPTPVETARSSSSITSLANNNNNMASSNPAKAITKNIWYSSPLEARGPAKVSSRPMSALKEQVLRESNKNTSSQLPRPSSDGLFYSRIGSLKRRSFSGPITSKPLPNKPLSSTPRLYSGPIPRSSVSKLPKVSTSSPTASPTFVSTPKISELHELPRPPPPSNSSAKSSRAFGYSAPLVSKSQLLSKPLVSSSAAPLPIPPAITRSFSIPTSNLRATELDMSKTSVGANKLSTASPPLTPMSLSHPPPPSAITEHAEHLTMSKEERTRKTFPLVTDM; encoded by the exons AATTGCAGTTTGAACTGCAAAAACTTGTTGATAAATAT CGGTCTCATATATTCCAAACGATCACAATCCCCTCAGAGTCACTTCTTAATGAACTCCGCATAGTTGAG GAAATGATGCGGCTTTGTGATGAGAAAAG GAATGTTTATGAAGGCATGCTTACAAGACAAAGAGAGAAAGGGAGGTCGAAGGGTGGGAAAGGAGAAACTTTTACGGCGCAGCAACTACAACAAGCTCATGAGGAATATGATAACGAGACAACATTATTTGTTTTCCGCTTAAAATCTCTGAAACAAGGGCAAACACGTAGTCTTTTGACTCAGGCAGCACGGCACCATGCAGCTCAG TTATGCTTCTTCAAGAAGGCTCTTAATTCCCTTGAAGAAGTAGAGCCGCATGTACAGATGGTAACCGAGTCGCATCATATTGATTACCATTTCAGTGGATTGGAAGATGATGACGAAATCGAAAACAATGAAGAAGATGATTCTGAGGTGAATGATGATGGAGAACTGAGTTTTGAGTATAGAATGAATGACAAGGACCAAAATGCAGATTCTTCACCTAGTGTCTCCTCACAG TTGGGTCAGTCAGACATCACATTTCCACTAGTTGCAGGACTAAACACTGCACAG CAGGAAAATAAGGAAGCAAGCTACGGGAGATCTCGTTCTTACAGGAGAGATGTTAGGATTGAGAGCCAATCAGCACCCCTTTTTGCTGAGAACCGGACAATGCCTCCTTCAGAGAAGCTCTTACGGATGCGTTCATCTCTGACACGAAAATTCAGCACGTACGCATTGCCAACACCTGTGGAAACAGCTAGAAGTTCCTCATCTATTACAAGTCTagctaacaacaacaacaacatggcTTCATCTAATCCCGCAAAGGCAATAACAAAAAACATTTGGTATTCATCCCCACTGGAAGCTCGTGGACCTGCAAAGGTTTCTTCTAGACCGATGTCAGCCTTGAAAGAACAAGTTCTGAGAGAGAGTAACAAGAACACATCTTCTCAGCTGCCTCGGCCTTCGTCAGATGGACTCTTTTACTCTCGTATCGGGTCACTCAAGAGACGATCCTTTTCCGGTCCAATTACAAGTAAACCATTACCTAACAAGCCTCTCTCTTCAACGCCTCGTTTATACTCGGGTCCAATCCCAAGGAGTTCAGTTTCCAAGTTACCAAAAGTGTCGACATCATCTCCAACTGCTTCTCCTACATTTGTCTCAACCCCGAAAATAAGCGAGCTCCATGAGCTTCCtagaccaccaccaccatcaaaCAGCTCTGCTAAGTCCTCGAGGGCATTTGGATATTCAGCACCTTTGGTTTCGAAGAGCCAATTGCTTAGTAAACCTCTTGTTTCAAGTTCAGCAGCTCCTCTCCCAATACCACCTGCAATCACTCGTAGCTTCTCTATACCTACTAGCAACCTCAGAGCAACAGAGTTAGACATGTCTAAAACGAGTGTGGGTGCTAATAAGTTAAGCACTGCCTCGCCTCCTTTAACCCCGATGTCATTGAGCCATCCACCTCCTCCCTCTGCTATTACCGAGCACGCAGAGCACCTAACCATGTCCAAAGAAGAG AGGACTAGGAAGACATTCCCTCTAGTTACAGATATGTAA